A genomic region of Nostoc sp. UHCC 0702 contains the following coding sequences:
- a CDS encoding LLM class flavin-dependent oxidoreductase produces MSKKGKFRLGAFIQATGHHVCAWRHPDSQADAGLNFEHYKEITQTAQRGLFDAVFLADSPGVWGGAAQTQKRNGKLVHFEPVTLFSALSSVTENIGFIATASTTYEQPYTLARKFASLDYLSKGRAGWNVVTTGNENAALNFGLEHHPEHSERYERAEEFVEVVKGLWDSWEDDAFIRDKESGIYFDPNKLHVLDHKGKHFSVKGPLNVGRPPQGYPVIVQAGASEAGRDLAARTAEVIFTANQTLADAQEFYADVKGRLAKYGRSPDDLKIMPGAFPIIGRTEEEAQQKYEFLQSLIHPDVAWGILKNYYKGVDLSKYSLDDVAPELPSDTNTNKSRLKLVRDLATRGTLTLRQLYLSLATARGHRTILGTPETIADQLEEWFNNGAADGFNIMPPILPTGLDDFVNLVVPVLQKRGLFRTEYEGSTLRENLGLRRPDNRFAVKQVDESLVLA; encoded by the coding sequence ATGAGCAAAAAAGGCAAGTTTCGTTTAGGTGCATTTATTCAAGCCACAGGACATCATGTTTGTGCCTGGCGTCACCCTGATTCACAAGCAGATGCGGGTCTGAATTTCGAGCATTACAAAGAAATTACCCAGACAGCCCAACGCGGCTTGTTCGATGCAGTTTTTCTGGCGGACAGCCCAGGAGTTTGGGGCGGCGCTGCACAAACTCAGAAACGGAATGGTAAACTTGTCCATTTTGAGCCAGTCACCCTCTTTTCGGCCTTGTCCTCCGTAACTGAGAACATCGGCTTTATTGCTACCGCCTCGACTACCTATGAACAGCCCTACACCCTTGCACGTAAGTTTGCCTCCCTAGACTATTTGAGTAAGGGTCGGGCTGGGTGGAATGTAGTCACTACAGGCAATGAAAATGCTGCTCTTAATTTCGGACTAGAGCATCACCCGGAACATAGCGAGCGTTATGAGCGGGCTGAAGAGTTTGTAGAAGTAGTAAAAGGACTATGGGATAGCTGGGAAGACGATGCTTTTATCCGTGACAAAGAATCTGGTATCTATTTCGACCCGAACAAACTGCATGTACTCGACCACAAGGGCAAACATTTTTCTGTCAAAGGGCCTTTGAACGTCGGTCGTCCGCCCCAAGGCTACCCGGTAATTGTTCAGGCTGGAGCCTCCGAAGCCGGACGGGACTTGGCTGCACGTACTGCCGAAGTGATTTTTACTGCCAATCAAACCCTAGCCGATGCCCAAGAATTTTATGCTGATGTCAAAGGTAGGCTGGCGAAATATGGGCGTTCCCCAGACGATCTCAAAATCATGCCTGGTGCTTTCCCCATCATTGGACGTACCGAAGAAGAAGCTCAACAGAAGTACGAATTCCTGCAATCATTAATTCATCCCGATGTAGCCTGGGGTATTTTAAAGAACTATTACAAAGGTGTCGATCTGTCGAAATATTCCCTAGATGATGTGGCTCCCGAACTACCCAGCGACACCAACACCAACAAAAGTCGTCTCAAACTAGTTAGAGATTTAGCTACTCGTGGAACTCTGACCCTGCGCCAGTTGTATCTGTCTCTTGCTACCGCCAGAGGTCATCGCACCATACTTGGTACTCCCGAAACCATTGCCGACCAGCTAGAGGAATGGTTTAACAACGGTGCAGCAGACGGCTTTAACATCATGCCGCCAATCCTGCCCACAGGATTAGATGACTTCGTGAACCTAGTCGTTCCCGTCCTCCAGAAACGCGGATTGTTCCGTACCGAATATGAGGGCAGTACTTTGCGTGAAAACCTTGGTCTGCGCCGTCCTGACAATCGCTTTGCCGTCAAACAAGTAGATGAGAGCTTGGTTTTGGCGTAA
- a CDS encoding amidohydrolase family protein: MTEYSRLKTSPSAAVRATLDYPVIDTDVHTNDFTPALEDYIANYGGAKLVDELRKTEASRLNSKVGGKDWYQQTPEERQYNRTIRSPWWARVTRNTLDLATYTLPALLYERQAEQGSDYSVLFPNNVLAPAGASKENRQALQRAVNHYHADIYHKYSDRLTPVAGIPMNTPTEAIEELEFAVNTLGLKVINITGGVKRPIKAIADKYPADKFPEIAKYASYIDFYGLDSEYDYDPFWAKVVELGVPVTTHYGSQGWTGRSSISNYMNNHIGHFADGSQAFAKALFFGGVTKRFPQLRVAMLEGGADWGAHVYIHLVDRFSKRNLKALQNYNPALTNADELFELFERFGGEITQEHSLSKEELTKSVLGSSFSRHSRAPIGSELEDFAKAGIETIEDIRDRWVNSFFFGSESDDRTIAAAFNDKANPLGVKINAIYSSDVGHWDVPDLTSPLAESWDLVKEGVISEADFKAYVFANPYKFYTQANSDFFKGTAIESKVTNIESAQVDKSLVRV; the protein is encoded by the coding sequence ATGACTGAATATAGCCGATTGAAGACTTCACCCTCTGCCGCAGTCAGAGCAACTCTTGATTATCCGGTAATTGATACCGACGTTCATACCAATGATTTCACGCCGGCTCTTGAGGATTACATCGCTAATTATGGCGGTGCAAAACTGGTGGACGAATTACGTAAGACGGAAGCTTCTCGTCTTAACTCCAAAGTTGGGGGTAAAGACTGGTATCAACAAACGCCTGAAGAACGTCAATACAACCGCACAATTCGATCGCCTTGGTGGGCGAGAGTTACCCGTAATACGTTGGATCTCGCTACTTACACTCTTCCGGCACTACTCTATGAACGTCAGGCGGAGCAAGGATCAGACTATTCGGTGCTGTTTCCGAATAATGTCCTGGCACCAGCTGGAGCAAGTAAAGAGAACCGTCAGGCACTGCAACGTGCGGTGAATCACTATCATGCCGATATTTACCATAAATATAGCGATCGCCTGACACCGGTAGCTGGCATCCCGATGAATACTCCCACTGAAGCCATTGAAGAGCTAGAGTTTGCCGTGAATACTCTGGGGCTAAAAGTGATTAATATCACTGGCGGAGTGAAAAGGCCAATCAAAGCGATCGCTGATAAGTATCCAGCTGATAAATTCCCGGAAATCGCCAAGTATGCTTCTTATATAGACTTCTACGGATTGGATAGTGAATACGACTACGATCCTTTCTGGGCTAAGGTAGTGGAATTGGGCGTACCCGTCACCACCCATTACGGCAGTCAAGGTTGGACTGGACGCTCTTCCATCAGTAACTACATGAACAACCATATCGGTCACTTCGCTGATGGTTCCCAAGCATTTGCTAAAGCGTTGTTCTTTGGCGGTGTTACCAAGCGTTTTCCACAGTTGCGCGTAGCAATGCTCGAAGGTGGTGCAGATTGGGGTGCCCACGTCTACATTCATTTGGTGGATCGTTTCTCCAAGCGCAATCTCAAAGCACTGCAAAACTACAACCCAGCGCTGACAAATGCTGATGAGTTGTTCGAGCTGTTTGAACGTTTCGGTGGGGAAATTACTCAAGAGCATTCCCTCAGCAAAGAAGAATTAACCAAGTCTGTACTAGGTTCTTCCTTCAGCCGTCATAGTCGTGCGCCCATTGGTAGCGAGTTAGAGGATTTTGCAAAAGCAGGTATTGAAACCATCGAAGACATCCGCGATCGCTGGGTGAACAGCTTCTTCTTTGGTTCCGAGTCCGACGACCGCACCATCGCCGCAGCATTCAACGATAAAGCCAATCCGTTGGGTGTCAAAATCAACGCCATCTATTCCTCAGATGTTGGTCACTGGGATGTGCCCGACCTCACCTCCCCCTTGGCTGAAAGTTGGGATCTAGTGAAAGAAGGCGTGATTTCCGAAGCCGATTTCAAAGCCTATGTATTCGCTAATCCCTACAAGTTTTACACCCAAGCCAACTCCGACTTCTTCAAGGGTACAGCGATTGAATCCAAGGTAACTAATATCGAATCCGCACAAGTCGATAAGAGCCTGGTAAGAGTGTAA
- a CDS encoding STAS domain-containing protein, with protein sequence MTISQELQVVLFKPQGSIDLDGGMALSEEMAKTEPKPHQLWVIDLAKVDFMDSSGLVPLVKGLTTARQSGCRLVLCNMKAPVRLILELTQLDSVFEIFNTYDDIVNTVKDNNLVLAS encoded by the coding sequence ATGACTATCTCACAAGAATTGCAAGTGGTTTTATTCAAGCCCCAAGGAAGCATAGACTTGGACGGTGGTATGGCTTTGAGCGAAGAGATGGCTAAAACAGAACCCAAGCCTCATCAACTCTGGGTTATTGATTTGGCAAAGGTAGATTTTATGGATAGTTCTGGATTAGTCCCATTGGTAAAAGGTCTGACAACTGCGCGCCAAAGTGGTTGTCGCCTAGTTCTTTGCAACATGAAAGCCCCTGTAAGGTTAATTTTGGAACTAACTCAACTAGACTCTGTGTTTGAAATTTTTAACACTTACGATGATATTGTTAATACGGTTAAGGATAACAATTTGGTGCTAGCAAGCTAA
- a CDS encoding argininosuccinate synthase, which produces MGRAKKVVLAYSGGVDTSVCIPYLKHEWGVEEVITLAADLGQGDELEPIREKALKSGASESLVADVKDSFVKDYAFGAIQANALYENRYPLGTALARPLIAKILVETAEKYGADAIAHGCTGKGNDQVRFDVSCAALNPHLKILAPAREWGMSREETIAYGEKFGIPVPVKKSSPYSIDKNLLGRSIEAGVLEDPAAEPPEEIYQMTKAIADTPNDPEYIEIGFSRGIPTTLNGTTKNPVELIEQLNQVVGNHGIGRIDMIENRLVGIKSREIYESPAMLVLIQAHRDLESLTLTADVSHYKRGIEETYTQIIYNGLWYSPLKSALDAFIQKTQERVSGTVRVKLFKGNASIVGRWSDNSLYTPDLATYGAEDQFDHKAAEGFIYVWGLPTRIWAQQTGR; this is translated from the coding sequence ATGGGTCGCGCCAAAAAGGTTGTCCTGGCATATTCTGGCGGTGTAGATACCTCAGTTTGTATTCCCTACCTCAAACATGAGTGGGGTGTAGAAGAAGTAATTACCCTAGCAGCAGATTTAGGTCAGGGAGATGAATTAGAGCCAATTCGAGAAAAAGCTCTCAAATCAGGTGCAAGTGAATCCCTAGTGGCGGATGTTAAAGATAGCTTCGTGAAAGATTATGCCTTTGGAGCGATTCAAGCTAATGCCCTCTACGAAAATCGCTATCCTCTGGGTACTGCCCTTGCCCGGCCACTAATTGCCAAAATATTAGTAGAAACTGCCGAAAAATACGGTGCTGATGCGATCGCTCACGGTTGTACTGGCAAAGGCAACGATCAGGTTCGCTTTGATGTGTCCTGTGCTGCGTTAAATCCCCATCTGAAGATACTCGCACCAGCGCGGGAATGGGGAATGAGCCGTGAGGAAACCATCGCCTACGGTGAAAAATTTGGCATTCCCGTACCAGTCAAAAAATCTTCTCCCTACAGCATTGATAAGAATTTGCTTGGTCGTAGCATTGAAGCTGGTGTACTGGAAGATCCAGCAGCAGAACCACCAGAAGAAATTTATCAGATGACTAAAGCGATCGCTGATACTCCCAACGATCCAGAGTATATCGAAATTGGTTTTAGTAGAGGTATTCCCACCACACTTAACGGTACAACCAAAAACCCAGTTGAGCTAATTGAACAACTCAATCAGGTGGTAGGAAATCACGGCATTGGGCGGATTGATATGATCGAAAACCGCTTGGTGGGCATCAAATCGCGGGAAATATACGAATCACCCGCGATGTTAGTGCTAATTCAAGCACATCGAGATTTAGAAAGTTTGACTTTAACAGCAGATGTTAGCCACTACAAGCGGGGCATTGAAGAGACTTACACCCAAATAATCTACAACGGTCTATGGTACAGTCCACTCAAAAGCGCACTGGATGCATTTATTCAAAAGACACAAGAGCGAGTATCAGGAACCGTAAGAGTAAAACTTTTTAAGGGTAACGCCTCCATAGTCGGGCGTTGGAGCGACAATTCACTTTATACCCCTGACTTGGCAACATACGGTGCCGAAGACCAATTTGACCATAAGGCGGCTGAAGGGTTTATCTACGTTTGGGGACTACCGACTCGTATTTGGGCACAGCAAACTGGAAGATAG
- a CDS encoding DedA family protein, producing MSLDLISLENIQDFAHHYGYWAIFLGILLENLGIPLPGETVTLVGGFLAGSHELSYWLVLSDAVAGAVIGGAIGYWIGKLGGWSFLLQVGKLFRISEERLLNIKEQFSQNAAKAVFFGRFFALLRVFAAPLAGIAEMPFKKFFLYNLAGAATWASVMVTLAFFAGRVISLEQLVAWVSQFAIAALLILVVLIVVPLWLEARQVKRAAGE from the coding sequence ATGTCTCTCGATCTGATTTCACTAGAAAACATCCAGGATTTTGCCCATCACTATGGTTACTGGGCAATTTTTTTGGGAATTTTGCTAGAAAATTTGGGCATTCCCCTTCCTGGTGAAACCGTAACCTTAGTGGGTGGGTTTCTAGCTGGTAGTCATGAACTAAGTTACTGGTTAGTTCTCAGTGACGCTGTTGCGGGTGCTGTCATCGGCGGTGCTATCGGCTATTGGATTGGTAAGCTGGGCGGTTGGTCTTTCTTGCTGCAAGTAGGCAAACTATTTCGGATTTCTGAAGAAAGATTGCTCAATATTAAAGAACAATTTAGTCAAAACGCTGCTAAAGCAGTATTTTTTGGTCGCTTTTTCGCATTACTGCGAGTTTTTGCTGCTCCCCTGGCTGGCATAGCTGAAATGCCCTTTAAAAAATTCTTTTTGTACAACTTAGCAGGAGCCGCCACCTGGGCTAGTGTGATGGTGACATTAGCTTTCTTTGCTGGCAGAGTTATCTCCTTAGAACAATTGGTTGCCTGGGTTAGTCAATTTGCGATCGCTGCCTTGCTAATCCTTGTAGTCTTGATTGTTGTCCCCCTGTGGCTAGAAGCCCGTCAAGTTAAGCGTGCAGCAGGCGAGTAG
- a CDS encoding PEP-CTERM sorting domain-containing protein, with the protein MKLAKNFGIAGVAVAISVAAVGVKPTQAAIVDYDFTVKATSGDYPGEYYGSFKYDDSSLTGNGYESLSVDNGLSILFDYLGSNYTEIDDFDYGYGYPTVSFQDGNLLGLSYLVEDQFLIAANSDNADEGGKNFYTILSADLLSATEVGTVSYSKVPEPSTLGGMAIASAIGLWWKRQKKR; encoded by the coding sequence ATGAAGTTAGCCAAAAATTTTGGCATTGCTGGTGTTGCTGTTGCCATCTCTGTCGCTGCTGTTGGTGTAAAACCGACACAAGCGGCTATAGTTGATTACGATTTCACTGTCAAAGCAACATCTGGTGATTACCCAGGTGAGTATTACGGTTCTTTTAAGTATGATGATTCAAGCTTGACCGGGAACGGTTATGAAAGCTTGAGTGTTGACAATGGATTATCTATTTTGTTTGATTACTTAGGTTCTAATTATACAGAGATAGATGATTTTGATTATGGCTATGGCTATCCCACAGTCAGCTTTCAAGACGGCAACCTATTAGGACTAAGCTATTTGGTTGAAGATCAGTTTTTAATCGCGGCTAATTCCGATAATGCAGATGAGGGAGGAAAAAATTTCTACACCATCCTGAGTGCCGACTTACTATCTGCAACAGAGGTGGGTACTGTCAGTTATTCTAAGGTACCAGAACCCTCGACTCTTGGTGGTATGGCGATCGCTAGTGCTATAGGGTTGTGGTGGAAACGCCAGAAAAAACGCTAG
- a CDS encoding PhoX family phosphatase has translation MPTLSRRQLLIFFAGSASAAVLGNKFLNGIIGTTEAQTTPLSFAPVRLPHPLPIYQEQKNFLPTGIDQGQLLNPSENVSLTSYNVIDDVVVPPEYDRYVIVSWGDRVFPNSDDYFGYNNDYTGFIPLGRTADVGYLWVNHEYVGFPFSDLAPEAPSDLKGLPTTFESVIGWALPSTRNLEFDGELLYNLGGSIVRISRRNASKRFVVVKGDARNRRLHGLSGLGINSQRSDEYKNVTSWGSRSHQKGDQNYLIGTGPGATEVFNVSVDGLGNKIIGTAFNCSGGTTPWGTILSAEENFQGSAEFFVGVTEAVLPNGTQTGYTDRTVGKTFGLVGEKYGWIVEIDPVDLNFRPRKHTWLGRFRHENVAIRAEAGKQLIAYMGDDRRGGHTWKFVSAGTISSPTSKANSSLWENGTLYVARYNPDGTGQWIPLLLSTATNPIPPSVISSVEFAALGSAQRNGRLPLPRRNGIAAQTTDGGAFNCDTTNETTALPGYQGKTLADFYTSQGAILTDAFLAANLAGGTPTARPEDLEVHPTTKEVFIAYTDGAPGSDGYPDSRIFQVAKLSTDVNATQQSGGLYKIIEDSADGTGLTFRWQKFAQGGEAGSLTGAGFANVDNLAFDNQANIWGVTDMSTTTHNGFNVGAAGTPTTIDHTASGNVSNFTGVFGNNWLFYIPTSGANAGHVVPFAYGPVRCEITGPTFVGDTLIVAVQHPGEDCPINDGTILSRDIEILNLNGTTFNQTRTVPRGSSWPSNISTANGGKAEPTGVPRPSVIAISRKNPTGNFI, from the coding sequence ATGCCTACATTAAGTCGGAGACAACTTTTAATATTTTTTGCAGGCAGCGCTAGTGCTGCTGTATTGGGAAACAAATTCTTAAACGGTATTATTGGCACGACGGAAGCACAAACTACACCTTTAAGCTTTGCACCAGTTCGCTTACCCCATCCGCTGCCAATCTATCAAGAGCAAAAAAATTTCTTACCAACTGGAATTGATCAAGGACAATTACTCAACCCATCTGAAAATGTGAGTTTAACCAGCTATAACGTAATTGATGATGTGGTAGTACCGCCAGAGTACGATCGCTATGTGATTGTCAGTTGGGGCGATCGCGTTTTTCCCAACAGCGATGATTATTTTGGCTATAACAACGATTACACAGGTTTTATTCCTCTAGGTAGAACCGCAGATGTAGGCTATTTGTGGGTGAATCACGAATACGTGGGTTTTCCTTTTTCTGATTTAGCACCAGAAGCACCCAGTGATCTCAAAGGACTGCCTACCACTTTTGAATCAGTGATTGGGTGGGCGTTACCTAGCACTAGAAATCTTGAATTTGACGGGGAACTTCTATATAACCTCGGTGGTTCAATCGTCCGCATCTCTCGCCGCAATGCTAGTAAGCGTTTTGTTGTTGTTAAAGGAGATGCCAGAAATCGCCGCCTGCATGGTCTTTCTGGGTTAGGAATTAATAGCCAAAGAAGTGATGAATATAAAAACGTCACTTCTTGGGGAAGTCGCAGCCACCAGAAGGGAGACCAAAACTATTTAATCGGCACTGGCCCTGGTGCTACTGAAGTATTTAACGTCTCCGTTGATGGGTTAGGTAACAAAATTATTGGCACTGCCTTTAACTGTTCTGGCGGTACAACTCCTTGGGGAACCATTTTGTCTGCTGAAGAAAACTTCCAAGGAAGTGCAGAATTTTTTGTTGGTGTTACAGAAGCAGTCCTGCCTAATGGTACTCAGACAGGTTACACCGATCGCACCGTCGGCAAGACTTTTGGTTTAGTCGGAGAAAAATACGGTTGGATTGTAGAAATTGACCCTGTTGATCTGAATTTCCGTCCTCGCAAACACACTTGGTTAGGTCGTTTCCGCCATGAAAACGTTGCCATCCGTGCCGAAGCAGGTAAACAACTAATCGCTTACATGGGTGATGACAGACGGGGGGGACATACTTGGAAATTCGTGAGTGCAGGTACTATTTCTTCGCCAACCAGCAAAGCCAACAGCAGTTTGTGGGAAAACGGTACTTTATATGTTGCCCGTTACAACCCAGACGGCACAGGTCAATGGATACCTTTACTCTTAAGTACTGCTACCAATCCCATTCCGCCATCGGTGATTTCTTCTGTGGAGTTTGCTGCTTTGGGTTCAGCCCAAAGAAATGGTCGTTTACCCTTGCCAAGACGCAATGGTATTGCAGCCCAAACCACAGATGGTGGTGCATTCAACTGCGACACTACCAACGAAACCACAGCACTACCTGGTTATCAAGGTAAGACATTAGCAGACTTTTACACCAGCCAAGGTGCAATTCTCACTGATGCCTTCTTAGCAGCAAACTTGGCTGGGGGAACTCCCACAGCACGTCCAGAAGATTTAGAAGTGCATCCGACCACCAAAGAAGTGTTCATTGCTTATACTGATGGTGCGCCCGGAAGCGACGGCTATCCAGATTCCCGCATTTTCCAGGTTGCCAAGCTAAGTACAGATGTCAACGCAACGCAGCAATCAGGGGGATTGTACAAAATTATTGAAGATAGTGCCGATGGTACAGGTTTAACCTTCCGTTGGCAGAAATTTGCTCAAGGTGGGGAAGCCGGATCATTGACTGGTGCTGGTTTTGCCAATGTAGATAACCTAGCATTCGATAATCAGGCAAATATTTGGGGTGTGACGGATATGTCCACTACCACTCACAATGGTTTTAATGTTGGTGCAGCTGGCACTCCCACCACCATCGACCACACAGCTAGTGGGAATGTTTCCAATTTCACAGGGGTTTTTGGTAATAACTGGCTGTTTTATATCCCCACCAGTGGTGCTAATGCCGGACATGTAGTACCTTTTGCCTATGGGCCTGTACGTTGTGAGATTACTGGCCCGACTTTTGTGGGGGATACACTAATTGTTGCAGTACAGCATCCTGGTGAAGATTGTCCAATTAACGATGGCACCATACTAAGTCGTGATATCGAAATACTAAACTTGAATGGTACGACATTCAATCAGACTCGCACAGTACCTCGTGGTAGTAGTTGGCCGAGTAATATTTCAACGGCTAATGGCGGTAAGGCTGAACCTACAGGTGTTCCTCGTCCATCTGTAATTGCCATCAGCCGTAAGAATCCTACTGGCAATTTTATTTAG